Proteins encoded by one window of Dokdonella sp.:
- a CDS encoding DNA primase produces MAGRIPERFIDELLTRIDIVEVIGERVPLKKAGRDWSARCPFHDERSPSFTVSQNKQFYHCFGCGAHGSAIRFLMDYDRLEFPDAIEELAARAGLKVEYEGGQRAVPREDSTDLYSVLEQAASFFRTQLARSPAAQAYFAGRGLDEAILERFNLGYAPDAWDALKNALGTTPQRLALLDKAGLLASGDRGSRYDRFRDRVMFPILDRRGRTIAFGGRILAPQKAKSPLGEAAVAEEVGKGQNKSDGPKYLNSPETPLFHKGRELFGLWQVRAAHTKIARLLVVEGYMDVIALHQVGITQAVATLGTATTSDHAELLFRNAADVYFCFDGDRAGRQAAWRAVESVLPRMRDGRQAWFLFLPDGEDPDSLVRKEGVEGFEQRLAAATPLSEFFFTEHSRDVNLASIDGKARLAERARPMLAQIPDGAFRDLMAAELERRSGARTITASTANVQHARANAARGRPPQRSLVRTAITLLVQYPSLGPAIEPPWSFAVLRQPGVPLLVELVKLCRERPNLTTGALLEHFADREEAAALNKLATLEALASDEAQARADFLGAIAQLDVQTMQQRLDDLDAKRKASGLTPEELDELRRLLVSKPAHRRA; encoded by the coding sequence ATGGCCGGCCGCATCCCCGAGCGCTTCATCGACGAACTGCTGACACGCATCGACATCGTCGAGGTGATCGGCGAGCGCGTGCCGTTGAAGAAGGCCGGGCGCGACTGGAGCGCGCGCTGTCCATTCCATGACGAGCGTTCGCCGTCGTTCACGGTCAGTCAGAACAAGCAGTTCTACCACTGCTTCGGCTGCGGCGCGCACGGCAGCGCGATCCGCTTCCTGATGGACTACGACCGCCTCGAGTTCCCCGATGCGATCGAGGAGCTCGCCGCGCGCGCCGGCCTCAAGGTCGAATACGAAGGCGGCCAGCGCGCGGTGCCGCGCGAGGACAGCACCGACCTCTATTCGGTGCTCGAGCAGGCCGCCTCGTTCTTCCGTACCCAGCTCGCACGCAGCCCGGCGGCGCAGGCCTATTTCGCCGGCCGCGGCCTCGACGAGGCGATCCTCGAACGCTTCAACCTGGGCTATGCACCCGATGCCTGGGACGCACTGAAGAACGCGCTCGGCACCACGCCGCAGCGCCTCGCCCTGCTCGACAAGGCCGGCCTGCTCGCCAGCGGCGACCGCGGCAGCCGCTACGACCGCTTCCGCGACCGCGTGATGTTCCCCATCCTCGACCGCCGCGGGCGCACGATCGCCTTCGGCGGACGCATCCTGGCACCGCAGAAGGCGAAGTCACCGCTCGGCGAAGCCGCCGTCGCCGAGGAAGTGGGCAAGGGACAGAACAAATCCGACGGCCCGAAATACCTCAACTCCCCCGAGACTCCCCTGTTCCACAAGGGCCGCGAACTGTTCGGCCTGTGGCAGGTACGCGCCGCCCACACGAAGATCGCGCGCCTGCTCGTGGTCGAGGGCTACATGGACGTGATCGCCCTGCACCAGGTCGGCATCACCCAGGCGGTGGCGACGCTCGGCACGGCGACCACCAGCGACCATGCCGAACTGTTGTTCCGCAACGCCGCCGACGTCTACTTCTGTTTCGACGGCGACCGCGCCGGCCGCCAGGCCGCATGGCGCGCGGTCGAATCGGTGCTGCCGCGCATGCGCGACGGTCGGCAGGCGTGGTTCCTGTTCCTGCCCGATGGCGAGGATCCCGACTCGCTCGTGCGCAAGGAAGGCGTGGAAGGATTCGAGCAGCGCCTCGCTGCGGCGACTCCGCTCAGCGAGTTCTTCTTCACCGAACACTCGCGCGACGTCAATCTCGCCAGCATCGACGGCAAGGCGCGCCTGGCCGAACGCGCACGGCCGATGCTCGCGCAGATTCCCGACGGCGCCTTCCGCGACCTGATGGCGGCCGAACTCGAACGCCGCAGCGGCGCGCGCACGATCACCGCCAGCACCGCCAACGTGCAGCACGCGCGCGCGAACGCCGCACGCGGACGCCCGCCGCAACGCTCGCTGGTACGCACGGCCATCACCCTGCTCGTGCAATATCCCTCGCTCGGCCCGGCGATCGAACCGCCATGGAGCTTCGCCGTGCTGCGTCAGCCCGGCGTGCCGCTGCTGGTCGAGCTGGTCAAACTGTGCCGCGAACGCCCAAACCTGACCACCGGCGCCCTGCTCGAACACTTCGCCGACCGCGAGGAAGCCGCCGCGCTCAACAAGCTCGCCACGCTCGAAGCCCTCGCCAGCGACGAAGCCCAGGCCCGCGCCGACTTCCTCGGCGCGATCGCCCAGCTCGACGTGCAGACCATGCAGCAGCGCCTGGACGACCTCGACGCGAAGCGGAAAGCGTCCGGCCTCACGCCCGAGGAACTCGACGAACTGCGCCGCCTGCTGGTCAGCAAACCGGCGCATCGACGCGCCTGA
- a CDS encoding GatB/YqeY domain-containing protein: MSLKNRITDDMKAAMKGGEKDRLGVIRLILAALKQREVDERIVLDDAQVTAVLEKMLKQRKDSIEQYTAAGRDDLAAVERAEVAVIQLYLPAPLDEAEIEAIVTRTIAEAGASGPKDMGKVIGLVRPQVAGRADMGQVSELVKRKLAG; this comes from the coding sequence ATGTCGCTCAAGAACCGCATCACCGATGACATGAAGGCCGCGATGAAAGGCGGCGAGAAGGACCGCCTCGGCGTGATCCGCCTGATCCTCGCCGCGCTCAAGCAGCGCGAAGTCGACGAGCGCATCGTCCTCGACGACGCCCAGGTCACCGCCGTGCTCGAGAAGATGCTCAAGCAGCGCAAGGACTCGATCGAGCAGTACACCGCCGCCGGCCGCGATGACCTCGCCGCCGTCGAGCGTGCCGAAGTGGCGGTGATCCAGCTCTACCTGCCGGCGCCGCTCGACGAGGCCGAGATCGAGGCCATCGTCACCCGCACGATCGCCGAAGCCGGCGCCAGCGGCCCGAAGGACATGGGCAAGGTCATCGGCCTGGTGCGCCCGCAGGTCGCAGGGCGCGCCGACATGGGCCAGGTTTCGGAGCTGGTGAAGCGCAAGCTCGCCGGCTGA
- the rpsU gene encoding 30S ribosomal protein S21, with translation MPSVKVRENEPFEFALRRFKRTCEKAGVLAEVRKREFYEKPTQERKRKRAAAVKRHLRRVSRDVTKRQRMY, from the coding sequence ATGCCCAGCGTCAAAGTTCGCGAAAACGAACCCTTCGAATTTGCCCTGCGCCGCTTCAAGCGCACCTGCGAAAAGGCCGGCGTGCTGGCCGAAGTGCGCAAGCGCGAGTTCTACGAAAAGCCGACCCAGGAGCGCAAGCGCAAGCGTGCGGCTGCGGTCAAGCGCCATCTGCGCCGCGTCTCGCGCGACGTGACCAAGCGCCAGCGGATGTACTGA
- the tsaD gene encoding tRNA (adenosine(37)-N6)-threonylcarbamoyltransferase complex transferase subunit TsaD: MTLPFAKPGPVLGIETSCDETGVAVYDPARGLLAHALYSQVDLHAEYGGVVPELASRDHVRKLLPLVRETLGRAGLGVDDLGGVAYTAGPGLVGALLVGAAAARALAWALEIPAIGVHHMEGHLLAPMLEADPPEPPYVALLVSGGHSMLIEVAAIGRYRLLGDTLDDAAGEAFDKTAKLMGLPYPGGPALAKLAEAGTPGRFRFTRPMTDRPGLDFSFSGLKTQVLLAWQRSDQGEGARADIARAFEEAIVETLVIKCRRALAETGARRLVVAGGVGANRRLRAELAEAAQAEGFTVHFPRLEFCTDNGAMIAMAGALRLQAGQLSDAQIQVRPRWDLESLPALVA, translated from the coding sequence ATGACTTTGCCGTTTGCAAAGCCGGGCCCCGTGCTCGGCATCGAAACTTCCTGCGACGAGACCGGGGTGGCTGTCTATGACCCGGCCCGCGGCCTGCTCGCGCACGCCCTGTACAGCCAGGTGGACCTGCACGCCGAGTACGGCGGGGTCGTGCCCGAACTGGCCTCGCGTGACCACGTGCGCAAGCTGCTGCCCCTGGTCCGCGAGACGCTGGGGCGCGCCGGGCTGGGGGTCGATGATCTCGGCGGCGTTGCCTACACCGCCGGTCCAGGCCTGGTCGGTGCCCTGCTGGTGGGTGCTGCCGCCGCGCGCGCCTTGGCCTGGGCGCTGGAGATCCCAGCCATCGGCGTGCACCACATGGAAGGGCACCTGCTCGCGCCGATGCTCGAAGCGGACCCGCCAGAACCGCCCTACGTTGCCCTGCTCGTCTCCGGCGGTCATTCCATGTTGATCGAAGTGGCCGCGATCGGCCGCTACCGCCTGCTCGGCGACACCCTCGACGATGCCGCTGGGGAGGCCTTCGACAAGACCGCCAAGCTGATGGGCCTGCCGTATCCGGGCGGTCCGGCGCTGGCGAAGCTGGCTGAGGCCGGCACGCCGGGCCGCTTCCGCTTCACCCGGCCGATGACCGACCGTCCCGGCCTCGACTTCAGTTTCTCCGGCCTCAAGACCCAGGTCCTGCTGGCCTGGCAGCGCAGCGACCAGGGCGAAGGCGCGCGCGCCGACATCGCCCGCGCCTTCGAGGAAGCCATCGTCGAGACGCTGGTGATCAAGTGTCGTCGCGCGCTGGCCGAGACCGGTGCGCGCCGCCTCGTCGTCGCCGGCGGTGTCGGCGCCAACCGTCGCCTGCGCGCCGAGCTTGCCGAGGCTGCGCAGGCGGAAGGTTTCACGGTGCACTTCCCGCGTCTGGAGTTCTGCACCGACAACGGCGCCATGATTGCCATGGCCGGCGCCCTGCGCCTGCAGGCCGGGCAGCTCAGCGATGCACAGATCCAGGTGCGTCCACGCTGGGATCTCGAAAGCCTGCCGGCGCTGGTCGCCTGA
- the folB gene encoding dihydroneopterin aldolase, protein MDTVFIEDLRIDTVIGIYDWERRIRQTVALDIEMRFDNTKPAATDRIEDTLDYKAVAKRLIAFVEAAEFQLVEALAERCAAIILDEFAVDHVSLRLAKPGAVRGSRAVGVRIERSRGRADRA, encoded by the coding sequence ATGGACACCGTATTCATCGAAGACCTGCGCATCGACACCGTCATCGGCATCTACGATTGGGAGCGACGCATCCGCCAGACCGTCGCCCTCGACATCGAGATGCGCTTCGACAACACCAAGCCGGCCGCCACCGACCGCATCGAGGACACGCTCGACTACAAGGCCGTGGCGAAACGCCTGATCGCCTTCGTCGAGGCTGCCGAGTTCCAGCTCGTCGAAGCCCTCGCCGAGCGTTGCGCCGCGATCATCCTCGATGAATTCGCTGTCGACCACGTCAGCCTGCGCTTGGCCAAGCCTGGTGCCGTGCGCGGTTCGCGTGCGGTCGGCGTGCGCATCGAGCGCAGTCGTGGGCGTGCAGATCGCGCCTGA
- the folK gene encoding 2-amino-4-hydroxy-6-hydroxymethyldihydropteridine diphosphokinase yields the protein MARAYLSLGSNIEPCTHLRAALDELRARFGHIVVSPAYLMPALGMTGADFVNLAARIDTDLAPGELNDWLHALEDRHGRRRDVPRWSSRTLDVDIVLYDDLVLTGPGHLEIPRGELRHAFVLKPLVDIAADVRHPVEGETLGALWRRHAEHDRVFEIVALPPAS from the coding sequence ATGGCCCGCGCCTATCTCAGCCTCGGCTCCAACATCGAACCGTGCACCCACCTGCGTGCCGCGCTCGACGAGCTGCGCGCACGCTTCGGTCACATCGTGGTTTCGCCGGCGTACCTCATGCCGGCGCTGGGCATGACCGGCGCGGATTTCGTCAATCTGGCCGCACGCATCGACACCGACCTCGCGCCGGGCGAACTCAACGACTGGCTGCATGCACTTGAGGACCGCCACGGCCGCCGCCGTGACGTGCCGCGCTGGTCCAGCCGCACGCTCGACGTCGATATCGTGCTGTACGACGACCTCGTGCTGACCGGGCCCGGCCATCTCGAGATTCCGCGCGGCGAGCTGCGCCATGCCTTCGTGCTCAAGCCGCTCGTCGACATCGCTGCCGATGTCCGCCACCCGGTAGAGGGAGAAACCCTCGGCGCGCTGTGGCGGCGGCATGCCGAGCATGACCGGGTGTTCGAGATCGTCGCATTGCCGCCCGCATCGTGA
- a CDS encoding DUF6159 family protein — protein MFARFAQSWSLIKASASVLRSDKELLLFPLLSAIASMVVAASFIVPAVLGGAVTTLGDGGHVSPTLYLGLFAFYVVQYFVIIFFNTALVGAAMIRLRGGDPTVADGFRIALSKLPAILGYAVISATVGVLLRALQERAGFIGRYVVGLIGLAWTVASFLVVPVLANHDVGPIDAVKRSAELLKKTWGENLIGNTGIGLVFGFIVFATVLVGGGLIVLAATTKTVALIVAAALLVGVAVLMLVLVQAALQGIYSAALYRYAAEGDAGSAFQSALVADAFRVKA, from the coding sequence ATGTTCGCCCGCTTTGCGCAGAGCTGGTCGCTGATCAAGGCCAGTGCCTCGGTGCTGCGTTCCGACAAGGAACTGCTGCTGTTTCCGTTGCTGTCGGCGATCGCGAGCATGGTGGTCGCCGCGAGCTTCATCGTGCCCGCCGTGCTCGGCGGTGCGGTCACCACGCTGGGCGACGGCGGGCATGTCTCGCCCACGCTCTATCTGGGTTTGTTCGCGTTCTACGTCGTGCAGTATTTCGTCATCATCTTCTTCAACACAGCGCTTGTCGGTGCGGCGATGATCCGCTTGCGTGGCGGCGACCCAACCGTGGCCGACGGTTTCCGCATCGCGTTGTCGAAACTTCCGGCGATCCTCGGATACGCGGTCATCTCGGCCACCGTCGGCGTGCTGCTGCGGGCGTTGCAGGAGCGCGCGGGCTTCATCGGGCGGTACGTCGTCGGGCTGATCGGCTTGGCCTGGACGGTCGCCTCGTTCCTGGTCGTGCCGGTGCTGGCCAACCACGACGTCGGCCCGATCGACGCGGTCAAGCGCAGCGCCGAGCTGCTGAAGAAGACCTGGGGCGAGAACCTGATCGGCAACACCGGCATCGGCCTCGTGTTCGGCTTCATCGTGTTCGCCACCGTACTCGTAGGCGGTGGCCTCATCGTGCTCGCCGCGACAACCAAGACGGTCGCGCTGATCGTGGCGGCGGCGCTGCTGGTCGGGGTCGCCGTGCTGATGCTGGTGCTTGTGCAGGCGGCGTTGCAGGGCATCTACTCGGCTGCGCTGTACCGCTATGCGGCTGAAGGGGATGCCGGTAGCGCATTCCAGTCGGCGCTGGTCGCCGACGCTTTCCGCGTCAAGGCCTGA
- a CDS encoding pteridine reductase produces the protein MEEPASRPVALVTGAARRVGAVIARRLHEAGYDLALHCRTSRSELDALIAELEQVRPGSTLALEADLADVAHLPGLVEATVTRFGHLDALINNASAFFPTPLGRIDQGDWSALFDSNARGPLFLTQAAAPALRARHGAIVNLVDIYAERPLPGYSVYCMAKAALLAMTRALARELAPQVRVNGVAPGAVMWPEDGKPYAPPTDIIARTPLARAGSADDVAAAVLWLLRDAGFTTGEVIRVDGGRTLFV, from the coding sequence ATGGAAGAACCCGCCTCGCGCCCGGTCGCCCTGGTCACCGGTGCCGCGCGCCGTGTCGGCGCGGTGATCGCGCGGCGCCTGCACGAAGCCGGCTACGACCTGGCCCTGCACTGCCGCACCTCGCGCAGCGAGCTCGATGCCCTGATCGCGGAACTCGAACAGGTGCGCCCCGGCAGCACGCTCGCGCTCGAAGCCGATCTTGCCGACGTCGCGCACCTGCCAGGACTGGTCGAGGCGACGGTGACACGCTTCGGTCATCTCGATGCACTGATCAACAATGCCTCGGCGTTCTTCCCGACCCCCCTGGGCCGCATCGATCAGGGCGACTGGAGCGCGCTGTTCGATTCCAACGCGCGCGGGCCGCTGTTCCTGACCCAGGCCGCGGCACCCGCCTTGCGCGCGCGTCACGGCGCGATCGTCAACCTGGTCGACATCTATGCCGAACGCCCATTGCCGGGCTACAGCGTCTACTGCATGGCCAAGGCCGCACTGCTGGCGATGACGCGCGCACTGGCCCGCGAACTGGCCCCGCAGGTGCGCGTCAACGGCGTCGCCCCCGGTGCCGTGATGTGGCCCGAGGATGGCAAGCCCTACGCGCCGCCCACGGACATCATCGCGCGCACGCCACTTGCACGCGCCGGCAGCGCCGACGACGTCGCCGCAGCGGTACTCTGGCTGTTGCGCGATGCCGGGTTCACCACCGGCGAGGTCATCCGCGTCGACGGCGGACGCACGCTGTTCGTCTGA